One genomic segment of Marinitoga piezophila KA3 includes these proteins:
- the purS gene encoding phosphoribosylformylglycinamidine synthase subunit PurS has product MKIYRFEALITLKNGILDPQGAATQKVLKRLNYKIDNVRFGKLITFDLEAENEEDAKKIAEEITYNSLINPVLENYELKLLETRELEK; this is encoded by the coding sequence ATGAAAATATATAGATTTGAAGCTTTAATTACATTAAAAAACGGAATTTTAGACCCTCAAGGTGCAGCTACTCAAAAAGTATTGAAAAGATTGAATTATAAAATCGATAATGTAAGATTTGGTAAATTAATTACTTTTGATCTTGAAGCCGAGAATGAAGAAGATGCTAAAAAAATCGCCGAAGAAATAACATATAACTCTTTAATCAATCCAGTTTTGGAAAATTATGAATTAAAATTACTCGAAACAAGGGAGTTAGAAAAATGA
- the purQ gene encoding phosphoribosylformylglycinamidine synthase subunit PurQ produces the protein MNAGIIVFPGSNCDRDAEFALRKAGFNTEYVWHDFKEIGKYDLIFIPGGFSYGDYLRAGALAKFSPVMNEIEKYVSKKQGFVLGICNGFQILTESGILPGALTKNTSLKFICKDVDVKVINKTCSFTKFVSKEVLRIPIAHAEGNYYISESEYIKLKQEHRIAFEYVENPNGSVGNIAGVYNENFAVLGMMPHPERNSVRTLGNGDGLEILLSIRRSIEDGKK, from the coding sequence ATAAATGCAGGAATAATAGTATTTCCAGGATCTAATTGTGATAGAGATGCGGAGTTTGCATTAAGAAAAGCTGGATTTAATACAGAATATGTATGGCATGATTTTAAAGAAATTGGAAAATACGATTTAATATTTATTCCAGGTGGATTTTCATATGGAGATTATTTAAGAGCAGGAGCTTTAGCAAAGTTTTCTCCTGTAATGAATGAAATAGAAAAATACGTTTCAAAAAAACAGGGATTTGTTCTTGGAATATGCAATGGATTTCAGATATTAACTGAATCTGGAATATTACCAGGTGCTTTAACTAAAAACACATCATTAAAGTTTATATGTAAAGATGTAGATGTAAAGGTAATTAACAAAACATGTTCATTTACAAAATTCGTTTCAAAAGAAGTTTTAAGAATACCAATTGCTCATGCTGAAGGAAATTATTATATAAGCGAATCAGAATACATAAAGTTAAAACAAGAACACAGAATAGCCTTTGAATATGTGGAAAATCCAAATGGTTCTGTTGGAAATATTGCAGGAGTTTATAATGAAAATTTTGCTGTGCTTGGAATGATGCCACACCCTGAAAGAAATTCTGTAAGAACACTTGGAAATGGTGATGGACTTGAAATATTGTTATCTATCAGGAGGTCTATAGAAGATGGAAAAAAATAA
- the purL gene encoding phosphoribosylformylglycinamidine synthase subunit PurL codes for MEKNKLYLELGLKDFEYDRIKELLNREPNEVETYMFSAQWSEHCGYKHSKELLKKLPKNIENENAGYVLIDDYAVVFKVESHNHPSAVEPYQGAATGIGGIVRDVLAMGARPIALLDSLRFGDIKDPKAKNIFEGVVSGISGYGNSIGVPTVAGETYFDDNYQTNPLVNVMCVGLVEKDKIASSKAPAAEKLYVYIGSKTGRDGIHGASFASKELSGKDERPSVQVGDPFSEKNLIEATLEILDIPGVLACQDMGAAGILSSSSEMSFKGGFGCELHLDKVPLREEGMSAWEILLSESQERMLFLVEPGVEEKLAEIAKKYFLDYAVIGKTIEGKNMKIYMNGKLMSDMPINALVDAPSFYRKTSTPSYIQELKKEIPKSDIPLKNALFKILKDPNIANKSWIFEQYDYKVGTNTVIIPGKADASILWIKETNKGIGVTIDGNGLYTYINPFEGSRNVVYEAARNLVATGVKPLGVTDNMNFGNPENDMVMWQFEQSIEGITQACKELSVPVTGGNVSFYNESGEKAILPTPVIGMVGEADLNHIMDMQFKMASDKVYLIGKTELDKNKLGGSLYLKILFDFIGGELDTINSEFELNLQNTVLELIKNHLVNSVHDVSKGGLAIAIIESALNGKKGFKGNIGNSLEELFGENQSRFIISVSPEKTELFETFMKKTGIPYKAIGEVMPMNYGIDFGFGQIYYKNLYDAYFNSIKEYMED; via the coding sequence ATGGAAAAAAATAAATTATATCTTGAATTGGGATTAAAGGATTTTGAATATGACAGAATAAAAGAATTGCTTAATAGAGAGCCAAATGAAGTTGAAACATACATGTTCTCCGCTCAATGGTCTGAACATTGTGGATACAAACATTCAAAAGAATTATTAAAAAAACTTCCAAAAAATATAGAAAATGAGAATGCAGGTTATGTATTAATAGACGATTATGCTGTTGTGTTTAAAGTTGAAAGCCATAACCATCCAAGTGCAGTTGAACCATATCAGGGTGCTGCAACTGGTATTGGTGGAATTGTCAGGGATGTACTCGCAATGGGAGCACGTCCTATTGCTTTGCTTGACTCTTTAAGATTTGGAGACATTAAAGATCCAAAAGCAAAAAATATATTCGAAGGTGTTGTATCAGGAATTAGCGGGTATGGAAATTCCATAGGCGTTCCAACAGTTGCTGGTGAAACCTATTTCGACGATAATTACCAGACAAATCCACTTGTAAACGTAATGTGCGTGGGGCTTGTGGAAAAGGATAAAATAGCCTCTTCCAAAGCTCCTGCTGCAGAAAAATTATATGTGTATATTGGTTCTAAAACAGGAAGAGATGGAATACATGGTGCTTCATTTGCTTCAAAAGAATTATCTGGAAAGGACGAAAGGCCTTCAGTACAGGTTGGAGACCCATTCTCAGAAAAAAATCTCATTGAAGCAACACTTGAAATACTTGATATTCCTGGTGTTCTTGCATGTCAGGATATGGGAGCTGCTGGAATATTGAGCTCTTCATCAGAAATGTCTTTTAAAGGCGGATTCGGCTGCGAATTACACCTTGATAAAGTACCTTTAAGAGAAGAAGGAATGTCAGCATGGGAAATATTATTATCTGAGTCTCAGGAAAGAATGTTATTTCTTGTAGAACCAGGAGTTGAAGAAAAATTAGCCGAAATTGCAAAAAAATACTTCCTTGATTATGCAGTTATAGGCAAAACAATTGAAGGTAAAAATATGAAAATATACATGAATGGCAAATTAATGTCAGATATGCCTATAAATGCTCTTGTCGATGCCCCCTCCTTTTACAGAAAAACATCAACACCTTCATATATCCAAGAACTAAAGAAAGAAATTCCAAAAAGCGATATACCTTTAAAAAACGCCTTATTTAAAATATTAAAAGATCCTAATATTGCCAATAAATCCTGGATTTTCGAACAATATGATTATAAAGTAGGAACAAACACTGTAATAATTCCTGGCAAAGCCGATGCTTCTATACTCTGGATTAAAGAAACAAATAAAGGTATTGGTGTAACCATAGATGGCAACGGATTATACACATATATTAATCCATTCGAAGGAAGCAGAAATGTTGTATATGAAGCAGCAAGAAATCTTGTTGCTACGGGTGTAAAACCTCTCGGTGTAACAGATAATATGAATTTTGGAAATCCTGAAAATGACATGGTAATGTGGCAATTTGAACAGAGTATAGAAGGTATTACACAGGCATGTAAGGAATTATCTGTTCCTGTTACCGGAGGAAATGTTAGCTTTTATAATGAATCAGGTGAAAAAGCCATATTACCAACACCTGTAATTGGCATGGTTGGTGAAGCTGACTTAAATCATATTATGGATATGCAATTTAAAATGGCCTCAGATAAAGTATATTTAATTGGAAAAACTGAATTAGATAAAAATAAGCTTGGTGGAAGTCTTTACTTAAAAATCCTTTTTGATTTTATAGGAGGAGAATTGGATACAATAAACTCAGAATTTGAATTAAATTTACAAAACACAGTGCTTGAATTAATCAAAAATCATCTTGTAAATTCTGTTCATGATGTTTCAAAAGGCGGTCTTGCAATTGCAATAATAGAATCTGCGTTAAATGGCAAAAAAGGATTTAAAGGTAATATTGGCAATTCACTTGAAGAACTCTTTGGTGAAAATCAATCAAGATTTATTATTTCCGTTTCTCCGGAAAAAACAGAACTCTTTGAAACATTTATGAAGAAAACAGGAATACCATATAAAGCTATTGGTGAAGTAATGCCTATGAATTACGGTATAGACTTTGGATTTGGACAGATATATTATAAAAATTTATACGATGCATATTTCAATTCCATCAAGGAATATATGGAGGACTAA
- the purF gene encoding amidophosphoribosyltransferase, with protein MLMEECGIFGTLLKNNNNAVPYVVEGLIALQHRGQESAGIAYVTEDELKVFKKMGMVMDVFHNGTMKKLNSHMVIGHVRYSTKGRSEIQNSQPFHVRFKNEHFAIAHNGQIENAEQLRKELEEQGTIFLTETDTELILHILIKKLNKKISEWTFEEIAKTIFENISPSYSLLLLFKDKIIALRDKYGYRPLYYYTDENGIYISSEDSGFYFLGPDKKNIQEIKPGEAYEFSLNGIKKFSVNSQEKRYCFFEHIYFARPDSNLFGKNVHMMREELGKMCAKENPVEADIVVPVLDSGLSAALGYSKESCIPIDLGLMRNRYVGRTFISPNQSDREIGVRRKLPPIEGVIKGKRIILVDDSIVRGTTMRKIVDMLKKAGAKEVHVRIASPKVVNICKWGVDIPEKDELIAANKSIEEMKKAFNADSLGYVSLEGIKKILKDEYNNYCFHCFMK; from the coding sequence ATGTTAATGGAAGAATGCGGAATTTTCGGAACATTATTAAAAAACAATAATAACGCTGTGCCATATGTTGTTGAAGGGTTAATAGCCCTTCAACATCGCGGCCAGGAATCAGCAGGAATAGCATATGTCACAGAAGATGAATTAAAAGTATTTAAAAAAATGGGAATGGTAATGGATGTATTCCATAATGGAACAATGAAAAAACTAAATAGCCATATGGTTATAGGCCATGTAAGATATTCCACAAAAGGACGTTCTGAAATTCAAAATTCACAACCATTCCACGTTAGATTCAAAAATGAACATTTTGCTATAGCACATAATGGACAAATTGAGAACGCTGAACAGTTAAGAAAAGAACTTGAAGAACAGGGAACAATATTTTTGACAGAAACGGACACTGAATTAATATTACATATACTAATAAAAAAACTAAATAAAAAAATATCAGAATGGACATTCGAAGAAATAGCAAAAACAATATTTGAAAACATCTCACCTTCATATTCATTATTATTGTTATTTAAAGATAAGATAATAGCATTAAGAGATAAATATGGATATAGGCCTTTATATTACTATACAGACGAAAATGGAATATACATATCTTCTGAAGATAGCGGATTTTATTTTCTGGGACCAGATAAAAAAAATATCCAGGAAATAAAGCCTGGTGAAGCATATGAGTTTTCATTAAATGGAATTAAAAAATTTTCTGTAAATTCACAGGAAAAAAGATATTGTTTCTTTGAACATATATATTTTGCAAGACCAGATTCCAATCTCTTTGGGAAAAACGTTCATATGATGCGTGAAGAGCTTGGAAAAATGTGTGCAAAGGAAAATCCCGTAGAAGCCGATATTGTTGTCCCGGTACTTGATAGTGGTCTTTCCGCTGCATTAGGATATTCAAAAGAGAGTTGCATTCCCATAGACCTTGGTTTAATGAGAAATAGATATGTTGGAAGAACCTTTATTTCACCAAATCAAAGCGATAGAGAAATAGGTGTAAGAAGAAAATTACCTCCAATAGAAGGAGTTATAAAAGGCAAAAGAATAATACTTGTTGATGATTCCATAGTAAGAGGGACAACAATGAGAAAAATAGTGGATATGCTAAAAAAAGCCGGAGCAAAAGAGGTTCATGTTAGAATAGCCAGTCCAAAAGTAGTAAATATATGTAAATGGGGAGTGGATATTCCTGAAAAAGATGAATTAATTGCTGCAAATAAAAGCATAGAAGAAATGAAAAAAGCTTTTAATGCCGACTCTCTTGGATATGTCTCTCTTGAAGGAATTAAAAAAATACTAAAAGACGAATATAATAACTATTGTTTTCATTGTTTCATGAAATAA
- the purM gene encoding phosphoribosylformylglycinamidine cyclo-ligase yields MDYKSSGVNIDEANSMISKVKDKLKENAGLYAGLFPLKNIINEYENPVLVSSTDGVGTKMILLEERNRWDIVANDLVGMVLNDLVCMGAKPLFFLDYYATGKLDGEKGAAFLNELIKVLEKVNCELLGGETAELPGMLVKDRVDVAGFAVGIVDKDKIPGKEKVKEGDIVIGLPSSGFHSNGYSLVRKLLDENRMKFDEKIIAPTKLYVNETLKIKDYIHAAAHITGGGIGENLSRVIPEGYLANIHINWKIPEVFERALNAGVKIEEAFRVFNMGIGMIYILPQENLQKVKEILEEMDISIYEIGKIIKTDEDEKVRINL; encoded by the coding sequence ATGGATTATAAATCAAGCGGTGTAAATATAGATGAAGCAAATAGCATGATTTCAAAAGTTAAAGATAAATTAAAAGAAAATGCCGGGCTATATGCTGGACTTTTTCCATTAAAAAATATAATTAACGAATATGAAAATCCTGTACTCGTTTCAAGTACAGATGGTGTTGGAACAAAAATGATACTCCTTGAAGAAAGAAACAGATGGGATATAGTAGCTAATGATCTTGTTGGAATGGTATTAAATGATCTTGTATGTATGGGTGCAAAACCTTTATTCTTTTTAGATTATTATGCTACAGGAAAACTCGATGGAGAAAAAGGTGCTGCATTTTTAAACGAATTAATAAAAGTGCTTGAAAAAGTAAACTGCGAATTATTGGGCGGCGAAACTGCAGAATTGCCAGGAATGCTTGTAAAAGACAGAGTGGATGTTGCTGGATTTGCTGTTGGAATAGTAGATAAAGATAAAATTCCAGGAAAAGAAAAGGTAAAAGAAGGAGATATCGTTATAGGGCTTCCTTCTTCCGGGTTTCATTCAAATGGATATTCACTTGTTAGAAAATTATTGGACGAAAATAGAATGAAATTTGATGAAAAAATCATAGCTCCTACAAAATTATATGTAAATGAAACACTTAAAATAAAAGATTATATACATGCTGCTGCACACATAACCGGTGGCGGAATTGGAGAAAATCTTTCAAGGGTTATTCCTGAAGGATATCTGGCAAATATTCATATTAACTGGAAAATACCTGAAGTATTCGAAAGAGCTCTAAACGCAGGTGTGAAAATAGAAGAGGCTTTTAGAGTATTTAATATGGGAATAGGAATGATTTATATATTACCTCAAGAAAATTTGCAAAAAGTAAAAGAAATACTCGAAGAAATGGATATTTCTATATATGAAATTGGAAAAATAATAAAAACAGATGAAGATGAAAAAGTTCGCATAAACCTTTAA
- the purN gene encoding phosphoribosylglycinamide formyltransferase, protein MKKRIIVLASGNGSNFEAIVKKLRNKYKIKLISENKNAYVLQRAIKLDIDYELINYKLYKSREEYNQKLFEYLKREEPDLIVLAGYMKILPEYIVEHFENQIINIHPSLLPAFKGLNAIKQAFEYGVKYTGITIHYVNNELDGGKIITQEVVKIEREDTLETLEEKIHKLEHKLYPKVIDKILRLQEVAYEKSLN, encoded by the coding sequence ATGAAAAAAAGAATAATTGTACTTGCATCAGGAAATGGTTCCAATTTTGAAGCTATAGTAAAAAAGCTAAGAAACAAATATAAAATCAAACTAATAAGCGAAAATAAAAACGCTTATGTTTTACAAAGAGCCATAAAACTTGATATTGATTATGAATTAATAAACTACAAACTATATAAATCAAGAGAAGAATACAATCAAAAATTATTCGAATATCTAAAACGCGAAGAACCTGATTTAATAGTTCTTGCCGGATATATGAAAATACTCCCTGAATATATAGTTGAACATTTTGAAAATCAAATTATCAATATTCACCCCTCGTTATTGCCTGCATTCAAAGGCCTGAACGCTATAAAACAGGCCTTTGAATATGGCGTAAAATACACCGGTATAACCATACATTATGTTAATAATGAACTCGACGGAGGAAAAATAATAACACAGGAAGTTGTCAAAATAGAAAGAGAAGATACATTGGAAACACTTGAAGAGAAAATACATAAACTCGAACATAAATTATATCCAAAGGTAATAGATAAAATATTAAGACTTCAGGAGGTTGCATATGAAAAGAGCCTTAATTAG
- the purH gene encoding bifunctional phosphoribosylaminoimidazolecarboxamide formyltransferase/IMP cyclohydrolase, with translation MKRALISAYDKKDIEILAKNLVENGYEIISTGNTAKYLEKNGINVIPVENITEFPEILNGRVKTLHPKIHGGVLARNIEKDLEVLKKHNIEKIDLVYVNLYPFEEKLKEELTIQERIEFIDIGGPTLIRAAAKNFEHTIVIVDPEDIPMVIEKIKENNIDFETRLYLASKAFNLTAYYDSLISNYLNKLINKKFPKYYTPSLKLKNKLRYGENPHQDAVFYENTFEEGFFNTFEQLNGKELSYNNLKDIDVAWKVVNEFDNENACCAVKHQTPCGVAIGKDNLEAYKKAYECDPISIFGGIVAFNHTVTKETALEMKKLFLEVIIAPEFEEEALETLKKKKNLRIIKAHKKPSEKREFSTIDGGVLVQDRDTELFNKFEVVTEKDIDEELKKELIFAFKVVKHAKSNAIVVAGNQMATIGSGQPNRIWAAIDALKRAKHPIVLASDAFFPFDDVVREAGKYNIKAIIQPGGSIRDEDSIKAANELGIAMIFTKMRHFKH, from the coding sequence ATGAAAAGAGCCTTAATTAGTGCTTATGATAAAAAAGATATAGAAATATTGGCAAAGAACCTTGTTGAAAATGGCTATGAAATAATATCAACAGGAAATACTGCAAAATATCTTGAAAAAAATGGAATAAATGTAATTCCCGTAGAAAACATTACAGAATTCCCAGAAATACTTAATGGAAGAGTAAAAACATTACATCCCAAAATTCATGGAGGCGTTCTTGCAAGAAATATTGAAAAAGATTTAGAAGTTTTAAAAAAACATAACATAGAAAAAATAGATCTCGTATATGTAAACCTCTATCCATTTGAAGAAAAATTGAAAGAAGAACTTACAATACAGGAAAGGATAGAATTTATCGACATAGGTGGTCCAACATTAATAAGGGCTGCAGCTAAAAACTTCGAACACACAATAGTTATTGTTGATCCTGAGGATATTCCAATGGTTATAGAAAAAATTAAAGAAAATAATATTGACTTTGAAACAAGATTATACCTTGCCTCAAAAGCTTTTAATCTTACAGCATATTATGATTCATTAATATCAAATTATTTAAACAAATTAATCAATAAAAAATTCCCCAAATATTATACCCCTTCATTAAAACTAAAAAACAAATTAAGATACGGAGAAAACCCTCATCAGGATGCAGTATTCTATGAAAACACATTTGAAGAAGGATTTTTCAACACCTTCGAACAATTAAATGGTAAAGAATTATCCTACAATAATTTAAAAGATATAGACGTTGCCTGGAAAGTGGTTAATGAATTTGATAATGAAAATGCATGTTGCGCTGTAAAACATCAAACCCCATGTGGTGTTGCAATAGGAAAAGATAATTTAGAAGCATATAAAAAAGCGTATGAATGTGATCCAATCTCCATATTCGGTGGAATTGTTGCCTTTAATCATACAGTAACTAAAGAAACGGCACTTGAAATGAAAAAACTCTTCTTAGAAGTAATAATTGCACCAGAATTTGAAGAAGAAGCATTAGAAACCTTAAAAAAGAAAAAAAATCTAAGAATTATAAAAGCTCATAAAAAACCATCAGAAAAAAGGGAATTTTCTACAATTGATGGTGGAGTTCTTGTTCAGGATAGAGATACAGAACTATTTAATAAATTTGAAGTGGTAACTGAAAAAGATATAGATGAAGAGCTAAAAAAAGAATTAATTTTTGCCTTTAAAGTAGTAAAACATGCTAAATCAAATGCAATTGTCGTTGCAGGTAATCAAATGGCAACAATAGGTTCAGGGCAACCAAATAGAATATGGGCAGCAATAGATGCATTAAAAAGGGCAAAACACCCAATAGTATTAGCTTCTGATGCATTCTTCCCATTTGATGATGTTGTTAGAGAGGCTGGAAAATACAATATAAAAGCTATTATACAGCCAGGCGGTTCAATACGCGATGAAGATTCAATAAAAGCTGCAAATGAACTGGGAATAGCCATGATATTTACAAAAATGAGACACTTTAAGCATTGA
- the purD gene encoding phosphoribosylamine--glycine ligase translates to MKVMIIGNGGREHALAWKISQSPLVEKIYCIPGNGGTFNENKCENVYIDNIHDIKEFAKNNNIALTIVGPEKYLVEGIVDEFEKDSLKIFGPDKRASMLEGSKSYAKNFAKKYNVQTPEYSVFNKLDDAIEKIKEVKYPVVIKADGLAAGKGVIIAKNYEEAEKALYDFMENKIFEEAGKTVVIEEYIEGYEMSVFVLVDGENYKIFQTAKDHKKIFEGEKGPNTGGMGAISPHPLLNETLFENIKQKIIKPTIKGIKEEKSNYKGILFIGLMIKNNEPYLLEYNVRFGDPETQAMLPLLENDIAKIFLKTVEGKLNEVELKWKNKVSCCVVAASNGYPGKYEKGYEININTEEIVFHAGTAIKDNKLITNGGRVLSLVTMEDTLEKAQEKAYEEISKISFKGIYYRKDIGKL, encoded by the coding sequence ATGAAAGTAATGATTATTGGCAACGGCGGGAGAGAACATGCATTAGCCTGGAAAATATCTCAAAGTCCATTAGTCGAAAAAATATACTGTATCCCCGGAAATGGTGGCACATTTAATGAAAACAAATGCGAAAATGTCTATATAGACAATATTCATGACATAAAAGAATTCGCTAAAAATAATAATATAGCCCTTACAATAGTTGGACCGGAAAAATATCTTGTTGAAGGAATAGTCGATGAATTTGAAAAAGACAGCTTAAAAATTTTTGGTCCAGACAAACGCGCTTCAATGCTTGAAGGAAGTAAATCATATGCAAAAAACTTCGCTAAAAAATATAACGTTCAAACTCCAGAATATTCAGTATTTAATAAATTAGACGATGCAATAGAAAAGATAAAGGAAGTAAAATATCCAGTGGTAATAAAAGCCGATGGCTTAGCTGCTGGAAAAGGGGTAATAATCGCCAAAAATTACGAAGAAGCAGAAAAAGCTCTTTATGATTTTATGGAAAACAAAATATTTGAAGAGGCTGGAAAAACAGTTGTTATAGAAGAATATATTGAAGGTTATGAAATGTCTGTGTTTGTGCTTGTTGATGGAGAAAATTATAAGATATTCCAGACAGCAAAAGACCATAAAAAAATATTTGAAGGTGAAAAAGGACCTAATACAGGTGGTATGGGAGCAATTTCTCCACATCCCTTATTAAACGAAACATTATTTGAAAACATTAAACAAAAAATAATAAAACCAACAATAAAAGGTATAAAAGAAGAAAAATCAAATTACAAAGGTATTTTATTTATTGGATTAATGATAAAAAATAATGAGCCATATCTCCTTGAATATAATGTAAGATTTGGCGATCCAGAAACACAGGCTATGCTCCCATTATTGGAAAATGATATTGCAAAAATCTTTTTAAAAACAGTAGAAGGAAAATTAAATGAAGTAGAATTAAAATGGAAAAACAAAGTTTCATGCTGTGTTGTCGCAGCCTCAAATGGATATCCGGGAAAATATGAAAAAGGCTATGAAATAAATATCAATACAGAAGAAATTGTTTTTCATGCAGGAACAGCAATAAAAGATAATAAACTTATTACAAACGGTGGAAGAGTTTTATCATTAGTAACTATGGAAGATACACTTGAAAAAGCACAAGAAAAAGCGTATGAGGAAATCTCAAAGATTTCTTTTAAAGGAATATATTATAGAAAAGATATAGGAAAGTTATAG
- a CDS encoding lysine exporter LysO family protein, which translates to MILLLSAVVLGIISGFFIDINLPSNLITVLLMLLVFSVGVDIGSEERILSKLKSSLKVILIQTSLTIFGSLVFGGFVSFFTQLTFKEAMGAAAGMGWYSLSGVMISSLYSPFLGAVAFLSNVFREVLGILLIPLYARVSQLGAIGIAGAPSMDTLLGVVSKSVDKDKILISFGHGVLLSISIPIIITLIF; encoded by the coding sequence ATGATATTATTGCTTTCTGCTGTTGTATTAGGAATAATAAGTGGATTTTTTATAGATATTAATCTTCCATCGAATTTAATTACTGTTTTGCTTATGCTATTGGTTTTTTCAGTTGGAGTTGATATTGGATCTGAAGAACGTATATTATCAAAGTTAAAGAGTAGTTTAAAGGTAATATTAATCCAGACATCTTTAACAATTTTTGGAAGTCTTGTTTTTGGTGGTTTTGTTTCGTTTTTTACTCAATTAACTTTTAAAGAAGCAATGGGTGCTGCTGCTGGAATGGGATGGTATTCTTTATCTGGAGTTATGATTAGCTCATTATATTCGCCGTTTTTAGGTGCTGTGGCATTTTTGTCCAATGTATTTAGAGAAGTTCTTGGAATTTTATTAATACCATTATATGCAAGAGTTTCTCAATTAGGAGCTATTGGTATAGCAGGTGCTCCGTCTATGGATACGCTTCTGGGAGTTGTTTCAAAAAGTGTTGATAAGGATAAGATTTTAATAAGTTTTGGTCATGGAGTTTTGCTTTCAATATCAATTCCTATAATAATCACTTTGATTTTTTAA
- a CDS encoding LysO family transporter, with translation MLYLILAAFILGFVLGIKNKFQFLRKWNVVTIVTVLLLFFMGFELGSDKDLIQQLSEIGYLSFIIAVFAILGSALLATIYEKFFFKRNDVK, from the coding sequence ATGTTGTATTTAATCCTGGCAGCATTTATTTTAGGGTTTGTTCTTGGTATTAAGAATAAATTTCAATTTTTGAGAAAATGGAATGTTGTTACTATTGTCACTGTATTATTGCTTTTTTTTATGGGGTTTGAACTTGGTTCTGATAAGGATTTAATACAACAACTTTCTGAAATAGGATATCTTTCATTTATAATTGCTGTTTTTGCAATTTTAGGAAGTGCGTTACTGGCCACAATATATGAAAAGTTCTTTTTTAAAAGGAATGATGTGAAATGA